TGCTGTTCACTTGTATGTTGACATGTTCATTTGCTGACTGAATTCTGTCTCTTCAGTCTTTGCAGTGCAGGTGAAAGTGGAGGAGGtagagatggagatggagatcCCGAATGGTCCTCCAGATAACCCTCGACAAGTCTCTCTGGCTAAGATCAAGCAAGAGAAGGTAGGGAAGGAGGGAAGCCGAGGAGATGACAGTGCCATGGATGAAATGTTGGATAGCAATACCGAGCAGGACACGACAGGAGAGGCTGAAGGATTGGAGACATGACACAAGTATGTCTGTTCAAAGAATGAAGAGGAGAAGTAAAGAAACTGGGATGACTCCATGATGGAGTAATGTGAAGTCTATGTGGCAATGAAGGGACCgaaaggaaacactgaaaaagaccaaaataaGACAATCAAAAGCAGGCTGGAACATATTAAGCAACATCAAGAGAGAGCCAGTGCACCTTTTAAAGTCTGGTGGtttaattactttatatacCCTAAAATCATGAACGCATATGGTTCACAAGATACACTATAGCCAGTTTTGAAGCTACCTCCTTTTCTAATTAAGTTCCTCAACAGACTAATGTCATTTGTGCAGATGTGATTGCTTTTGACTTGTTTAGTTGAGTTGAACTGTGTATAATTAAGTCGAACAAATCTGTTAAATGTGGCTTAAAATGTCTTGAGTGTTTCTTCATCGAGATTTAATGACATGGCAGACAAATGTTTGttgtaaagatttatttttcctgttttatatcCAGATGTGTCTTTTGTAAATATGCACTCATAAAAAATACTGTGACTGATTTAATGCTGTTGGGACTTGAAATTCAGTGATTTCAGTACATTGTGCAGTTGTGTAGTGGTTAAGGATTACTAGCATGAAGCCAAGGATTATCATTTTTAAGTAAGTAACAGCAGTGTTGCATTTGACTTGTtgacattcatttcatttgcCTCCTTTCAACAGCTGCTCAGGAGCTCAAAGTTTGAACCAACACAATCTTAAGTGGGAATGTGTATCTAATGCTATGAATGTGAAGCAAGGCAGTGCTGACAAAAGAGCATTTATGCTCAGTCGAGGCTtcctggatttaaaaaaaataatcttttgaTGTTTTCAACCCTGTATTTATCAGACAGCAAAGAGGAAATACTGCAAAGAACAGGCTGTTGTGATTGATGGTGTGATTGAAGACTAACCCTCAGCAGCTACAGCTTTCATAGCTGGCAGAGGTTATAGTTTTTACAAGCAGAGCATTCAATCCATGGTTAACTTTCAAAACCTTCAACAGTCGCCTGTTTACAGGAAGTTGTATCAAAAACATCAGTACAGAAACCCGACCAATCTCCAAACACAGCATGTTCAAGCCATGCTGCGTCTCTTGGTGGTTCTCCTGGTGGCTGCTGGTTTCATGTTTGGACTCTTGCGAAGTTTTGATTTGGCTTTGAGCATTTTGACCTGCCGAAGGGCGTTGAGGTGCATTGGTTTGGGTTTTGTTGCCTTGGGCGCCTTGGCCGGCTTCGAGGTGACAGTAGGGGTAGAGGGGAGGCTCTCACCTCCGGGACAGGCCTTGAAAACATGGACGTCTTTTACCTTGCGACCCCTCAGCTCAGGTGGGTTGGCACAGGTGGCTCGTACCTTCAGGTTGACTTTCTCAATCCACCTAGGTGAAGAAAAAAGACCAAATTGTAAAACTTAACACTTTTAGATGGTTTACTCAGCACCTCGGCAGTTATCAGCTAAAATATAACAAGGATGTAGCTACATGTCAGACTGGAGTGTAATCAAGTTTTCCCACTATACTTTTTTAGATTTATTACTGATTTATTACTACTTTAACcagtatatttttttctgagtttgatgagaagatcaCTCATCTctgtacaataaaaatgaaactacagCTGGCAGTCTCAGTATTAAGACTGGAAATGGGTGAAACAGCTAGCACGGCTCTGTCAGATGGTGACAAAATCTACAtactagcacctctaaagctcactaattaacattttttatcttgtttgtttaatcagtacaaaaaccaaagtgtaaaaacaacaggcTGTGGTTTTCCTGGGGGTTATGTGGGGGACTATTTGCTGGGAGCAGTGACTTGCTGAAATCTTTTTGTCGTGGTGAAGATGCCAGGCAAGTTTTATCAATGACTcaacaagaaagtgaataagcatatttcccaaaaagaaaaaaaatcagtctctTAAAAAATCAACTGCTTGTCAAACCCCAATCCTTTCTGCCTGCTCTTGCAATGTTGTGAGGAATTTTGACTTACATGCGGAGAGGCAGCAGAGGGCAGTCACACATCAGAGGGTTGTTGGCCAGGTTGATGACCTCCAAAGAGGTGAGTGGGTGGAGGTCAGGCACCTCCTCCAGTTGGTTGCCCTCCAGAAAGAGACTCCTCAACCCTGGACCCAGGCCTGCCAGGGAGTTCTGTGACATCTAGAGTGTGAGGGATTGCAAAGGAAAAATGATGAAAGGCCAATACTGCTATTTGATAAGTAAATGGGGAGGTTAGAGAAAGAATAATGTGAAGGTTTGCAGAGAAAGTGATAACACACAAGTGCCTCACATCCACAGCCCTCACCTTCTCCAGTCCCATGTTATCCAGATACAGCTCCTTCAGTGACCTCTCCAAAGATTGAAAGGCATTTGGCCCCACCCAGCGAATTGGATTCCCAGACAGCCTCAGGTCTCTGAGGTTCCCCGCCTTGCTCAGTGCTTCGGAGGGCAAGTCCTTCAGCTTGTTTCCTCCCAGGTGGAGTGTATCGAGGTCACTGGCCTGGTCCAGAGTCCGGGGTGACATGTGCTCGATGGCATTCCCGGTGAGGTAGAGGGCTCTGAGGCCCTCAGCTCCGCTCAAGATGTCCGGCTCAAGCTTGGTGATAGAGTTGTTCTCCAAATGAAGTGCCAGCAAGCCCGGCAGCAGCTTGAAGGCTCCTCTTGGGAAGCTGGTGAAGCGGTTCTTCTCAAGGTGGAGGTAAGTCAGCTGAGGGAGCCCTGTGAATAAAACACAATGTATTGGACTGAAATGGTGTTTAAACAGTAACCATATAAAGCCATTCAGAATAAcgcaacaaaaaaaagacctttAAATGCATCAGGACTGAGGGAAGTGAGGTCATTCTCCGACAGGTACAGGTAGATCAGTCCCTTCATCCCACTGAAAGCTCCGCCCTCCACCTCCACAATCTTGCAGCGCTGCAGATGCAGGGACACGACCTGGGCGACGCCAGGGAAGCTGTTGCTAGGGATGTAGTGGAAGTTGTTGCCACGCAGGTCGAGGAGGCGCGTGTTTGAAGAGAAACCCCGTGGTACTTTGGTGTGACCACGGTTCTCACATGAGGAATGGTGTGTCTCTGCCTGAAGACAGGGACGTAAAGGGAGTGTGTGGACAGACACTCTACCAgcataaatcatattttcttcTACTGTCTCTCATACACTGTATTCAGGGATGGGCTTTACCATTACGCAAGGTAGTTACTTTCTGGGGCCCCCAACTAAACAcctatagatttattatgatgtttagatatgaaaaatattgaattatgttgCCATTCTAACTCATTGTACCCCGAAATAACTCACAAAAGGCCCccaaagcacttaaaaaaatatacaagtgtatacttctacttcagaggATAACATTGTACCACTACATTTACCtaacagataaatgttactggttaCGCTACAGATTCAGATTTACtcacaaaatgcaacaaataaaatatgatgcattattattgattaaactatccagcattaTATAAGAAATAAAAGCTCCACCTTGAACAGATGTTAAGTAAATGTAAGTAAActgtgctttgacttttttgtCCCATCACCACAACTTTTCCCCATTTTATTAGCCATTTGCATGTGCAAATAAAAGTAACCTGATGCTGCGctgcaaaacattttgtgaagaATATGTTCATGCAAACTTTTAACTGAACAAATATTTGTGATGGTGGTAAAAGAATCTGGAATATTAGTCATAGCAGGAAACTGACCAAACTTAAAGCAAGACTTAAACTTTTCCACAGCAGCCACTGTAGCTACAAGGAATGATTATGTGATAATAGTAAATGCTTAAAAAGTAATATACGAGTATTACAAGTAGAGGACTGTCTTAAAGTCAGCTATCTGAATCAGTAATGCCAGTTACACAGCAATATCTATCTAAAGTTAGCTACAATTAGCCACCATGAGCTACTAGCAGACCAAGTAAGGATGTAGCAGCAAAACTGAGTGTATTGAATTGAGCAATTGAGCAGCATTGAGTGTTTTATTGAATATGAagtcaacttttcatttgtaggAGGAATAAGTTATTCAtactttcaaaagttacatagcCTTGCTTTAAGACTTTtacatattgttttatttccaactGAGAAAAGTACTTGACACCGTGTGGAGGTATTTCCATCACCTACAGTGGTGATTGGTAACAGAAAATACTTCCAGGATTTAAAACTGTTAGTTAAAGTGATTGTATGTAACTTTTGCTAAACAGCGGCCACAAGTGGCACTTAAAGGATAACAGAAAATGCTAAGTGTAATGTAACAGTAGCACTAGTAGTAAAGACTCAGACTCAAAGAAAGCGCAAATACTAGCTACATAACATTTTGAGCGAGAGGTTAAAATCTTTTGGTGAAAACGTCTAAACCAATAAAATTTGTCCACCGCATATATCCCACTCACTTACCTCGCAGACACAGTTAGCGGGACACTTGACCTTTTTCTCCGGCTCTGCAGTGGGTGGTGGTGTGATCCTGGTTGCCTCCTCAAACTCTGCCTTTAGCATGGCCTCTTGGCTTTGACAACGCAGCTCCTGAGGGTAGACAGCATCCAGGTTCTCTCCAGAGAGATGGGCCGGTCCTCCACAAGTCCCGATCAGCTTCACCTTGCTACGGATCGCCCACTCCCTGTAGGCAGGTCAAAACAAAGGTCAAAGTGAGGATTAGTCCTCTGTGGTTGACAGGAAGTGGTTGGTTCATAATCCAGAAAGGTCTGCTGTACCTGAGCGGACGCAGGTAGCAGTTGCAGTAGATGGGGTTCCCTCCCAGGTTTAGGCGTGCCAGCTTCGGGGAGCCTTCGGAGAAAGGTTGGATGACACGCAGCTGGTTGTGGCTGAGGTCCAGGTGGGCGAGGCTGGGGCATTTTGATACAGCTGTGTTGGCCAAGTCCTGCAGGGACATGTGGTCCAGGAAGAGGTGGGTCAGCTTGGCCATGGACACTGCCTCCTCCCCCAGGTAAGTCATGGGGTTGTAGCTCAGATCCAGACGGGTCACCTCTGGCAGTCTGGATAGCGAGAGGGAGAAGTGTGGAAAATCAGGATGGAAATTTTAGGTTTCTTTTGTAAGTATTAATAATATAGAGAGGTGTCTTCCCTCCAAGACACCAGACAACTGTGAGTTTTACTAGCAATGTTGACGGTTGTTTGGGTGGTCggattgaaattaaattatgtacagacattcatggttcccagagaaTGAAgcttaatgactttggtgacttttgactttctgacttttcttcAAGTGTCACCAGCAGATCAAAGTTTTCACTGGATTGGCACAGAATTTTGTACATTCCTTTGGTTCAGTTGGTTCAGATGAATACTATTGATTTCGGAGATCCCCCACCTTtctctctagcaccaccatgaggtccacatttgtggttttaattggaatgtctcaacaactattggattgattaccattaaatttggtacaaatattcATGCCCCCCTGAGAACTGTAATAAACTctgtgatcccctgactttggatctagcaccatcatcgggtcaaaattttaatttggcCAATACTTCATAAGCCACAGATGTAGACCTCACTGCTTACTAAGAAGCATACCTGGTCATGGTCTCAGTGGGGAAGAACTGCAGCTCGTTGTTGTCCAGACTTAGACGAGTGAGCGTGAACAGGCCAGCGAAGGCCTCAATGTCCAGGTAGTTTAGAGAGTTGTGACTGAGACGAAGCCACTTGATGTTCTGCAAGCCCTGGAAGGAGAAGAGACCGGCTGTAGTATTCACATTCTCAGAGACACTGATGCATTTCTTTAAATCATGTTTGCagtttgcaggtattttgtgtgggtgtgtaccTGGAAGGCCATGTTGGGGATGTAGACCAGCTGGTTGTGTGTAAGGGAGAGCAGATTGAGGAAGCCAAGCTGAGAGAAAGCTCCAGGCTGGATCTCCTCCACGCGGTTACGGTCGATCATGAGCTGCTTCAACGAGGACAGACCGTCAAAAGACTCCTGGACTCACAGAGCACAAAGAAGGCAAAGTTGTTATCCTGCTGCACTGAAAATGTCTGATCAGAACAGCAGATGGAGAGATTTTTTTGGATTCTAATGAGAAACATAATTTGTGTGTGACCACCTGGTAGAGGATCTCAATGTTGTTATTGGCCAGGTTGAGGAAGACCAGGCGGCCGAGGCCACGGAAAGCTCCCTCTTTCACCCTGCGGATGTTGCAGCGCTGTAGCGACAGGTGAGTCAGGTAGGGAGTGTGTTTGAAAGCCCCGGTGGGAAGTTCCTGGATGTCGTTTCCACGAAGATCCAATTTCACAGTGATCTATAAAGACAGTTAATTACATATTGGATGGAAAAGGATTATAATTTGTCTAAAAGAGTTTAATCTAGAGGTTATTATCCTTTAatatggtttgtttttttaaaatgtttttctaatgtTTCTACACACTAGGGGATACACTATATAAATattggtttgtgtttgtgtgtgaataagAAACCTCATCCACTGTAGGAGGGACTTGGGTCAGGTTCTTGTTGACGCAGGTCACAGTGAGCTGGATCTGGTCACAGACGCACTGCTGTGGacattttgctgtgtgtgctgctgggatgcagaggagcagcaggctgAGCAGCCCAACCCAGAGGGTGTCTGGACAGTGCTGGGAGTACATCtgagacagaaaataacagtGTTTACTTCATTCACACTACTGTGTGTGGTGGCAATTGACAGTCAGCAATGTTGCAGTAAAGAAAAAGGTTGAAATCAGATATTTCCAGAGAAGTATTCATGCTTTTTCCATGAAATCTAGAAGGGACAAGTCACCAACATCGGACCACTTTAGTGAGGTAAGATTATTTGCCCCTTAGTGGACATTCAGAGGCGTGGTAGTGTCGTCTACAGAGGAAACATTGAATCAGCAACAGTCATCATTCACTTCTCTCTGCAAACTTTCACATCTACTACAAACTGTTAAGTGTTTCACATCTActatgactgttttttttttaaattaagaatGAATGATTTCAGCATCTAAAATGTTCCTTTAGAACTTTAGAGttattttttgtagtttgtgAAAAACCTGCTGGCCTGTCTCTTATTAATAGACCTTATTTCAAATAACTTACGCTTGTTTGATACCATGATGCCATGTTCCCTTCATCTAAGTTAGATATCCCAGGGCTCCAGGAGCCAGGGTTTTGGATATagataaatgtttaaagcaTCTAATTTCAAACAGAATGTGTGCCTGTGCAGGTAATATCAAAAATTTAAGAAGTTTTCCAAGTTCAGACACAAGCAGGGGCCCCTATTTCATATACAGACCCTGTGATGCAACCTGTTACTGTTTGGTGAAGGTATATGACCTCCAGAGTATTAGAAGATATACAGTACCATTCAAAGgtctggacacactttctcattcaagggaatgggaaggtgtatccatacttttgactggtactgtacctacaacatatactgtactttactATCAcagtctgaaaatgttttactgtattcCAACAGTTGTGTGTCATTGTTTTACATTATCTTACTGCAGctcagtttgacaaaaaaaatatctccATCATTCTGTACTTTTGGGGGATTAGTGTCATTTTGGTCAGATCGGGCAGCCCCAGTCTTCATTGGAATGCCTTAAAACCACATTCCCATGTCGGATCAACTGTCTTGATCCGCAGGAATGGACATGAAAAGCTCCACAGCTCCACACTCTGAAATTTGGAGTCTCAGAATGTTGACACGGTGAAATGGTGCCATGCCTGAAACCTTTCTGTGAAAACTGCTGCACCAAATCCTGCCAGAGATGGACCTGACTGAGTCCCATGACTGCATCAATCAGAGCGTAGAGAACACAGTTAAATTTCATTAATGAATTTGTTATGCACATTTGGAGTCAACTTTCATCATAAATTTTGgtatgcaagaaaaaaaatgtgtctttttattgCCTCAGACTGCCAGAAACTGGCTTCTAGTTTGAATCAATCTCTTCAGCTCTATTTATGTTGTAGGGACCCCAAGCTGACTGTGCAGTAGCCAAAATGAAACGTCTTGATGTTTTAGCAGCATAATTTGTTTTGTTCCCAAGATGCCCTGAGCAGAAAGGGGCAAAGAAACTAGAGACGGAGGAATTTCCTCCGGCCGGACTGTTTGTCCGCGTCCCCCCGGGGATCAACACAGCCCAGACCGCAGAGGAGCTGCCGCGCCGGCCGCGCACAAAGACGCACAGTGTCTCTGCCGGTGTTGTGCCAAAATGTGTTTCCCCTGAAAAATGTGTGTCCCCTGGCCAGGGACGGTGAGAGAAGTGCTCCCTCATCAGCTCTGAATACTTCAACCAGAAATAAttcttacaaatatttttcGACATGAATGTTAACCTGTGCgtaaacagaaaatcaataaactTTTGGAAATGCTCATTTATATAATTAATTGAGCAATTTGGACATTCAACTTTGAGTCTGATTTTGTAAGTGTTCAAATgatctttcatttttacagtctCAAGACATTAATACATGTTTGAAATCATAACGTTTGTTCATTTCAGTCGATGGAAATCCATTTTACGCACATAGAGGACTCACCTTAGTTCCGTCTTGCTGCTTTCGTTACTGGCCGCCGACTCTCTCACGGTCTCTGCTCCCTGTGCTGCTCTTCCCCCGGCTGTCCCCCATCCAAAACAAACTTCGTTTATCCCCTCATTCACTGCCACTCCCCCCGAAGCACACCTCCTCTAAACCCGTTAAAGGAATAGATCAACCCAAAATCCAAAGTTGGTAGATCCACCTCAGTTTTCTTGTAGGTTAGCTGAGTTGCACCTCCCACCAAAAGCTGAACATTAACTATTTTTCTCTTCCAGGTCCAGTATTTACAACAATATCTCCAgattaaagaaaatattcaccAAAGATGCTGTCTTTTCTGAGAACTACCAGTAACAAACCATAAGTGGCAGCATCAGTGAGGAAAATGTAAGTTTAAAGAGTTTTAAGAGGCATGTTGACAGACACATTCACAGACCAAGAGTCAGCCTTGTTAGATTAGTTAAATTTATGACAGAGCTTCAGtacaaaacattaaacaaacatcaTGACAATATATATGTGATCCTCATTGTCTATGTTATTCAGAAGATTATCTAAATGTCATTAAAGAATATCCCTTTCTCACCTTATTCCCTTAAATGCTCTATTACATTACCGACAAGCATTGACGGCTATATGAGGTAATGCACTGCGACTGAATGCGTGTAACACAAAGTCGTACAAGAGCTTTCACTAAGACTGTTGAATATGgatcacaaaaagaaaagaaaaaaaaaacagcaggtaAAAGTGATAGTGGTCCCCTGAGCTGTGCAGTGTTATGACTGTGCTCAGTGCAGGGTGATGCACACATGCGGTGTGTATTCAAGTTCatgggtgtgtgtatatgtgtgtgtgtgtgtgtgtgtgtgaagctcaTTCCTGCTCACAGTCTGATGCACACAGCGCTCTGACTTGACTGAACCT
This sequence is a window from Thunnus albacares chromosome 20, fThuAlb1.1, whole genome shotgun sequence. Protein-coding genes within it:
- the chadlb gene encoding chondroadherin-like b, which gives rise to MYSQHCPDTLWVGLLSLLLLCIPAAHTAKCPQQCVCDQIQLTVTCVNKNLTQVPPTVDEITVKLDLRGNDIQELPTGAFKHTPYLTHLSLQRCNIRRVKEGAFRGLGRLVFLNLANNNIEILYQESFDGLSSLKQLMIDRNRVEEIQPGAFSQLGFLNLLSLTHNQLVYIPNMAFQGLQNIKWLRLSHNSLNYLDIEAFAGLFTLTRLSLDNNELQFFPTETMTRLPEVTRLDLSYNPMTYLGEEAVSMAKLTHLFLDHMSLQDLANTAVSKCPSLAHLDLSHNQLRVIQPFSEGSPKLARLNLGGNPIYCNCYLRPLREWAIRSKVKLIGTCGGPAHLSGENLDAVYPQELRCQSQEAMLKAEFEEATRITPPPTAEPEKKVKCPANCVCEAETHHSSCENRGHTKVPRGFSSNTRLLDLRGNNFHYIPSNSFPGVAQVVSLHLQRCKIVEVEGGAFSGMKGLIYLYLSENDLTSLSPDAFKGLPQLTYLHLEKNRFTSFPRGAFKLLPGLLALHLENNSITKLEPDILSGAEGLRALYLTGNAIEHMSPRTLDQASDLDTLHLGGNKLKDLPSEALSKAGNLRDLRLSGNPIRWVGPNAFQSLERSLKELYLDNMGLEKMSQNSLAGLGPGLRSLFLEGNQLEEVPDLHPLTSLEVINLANNPLMCDCPLLPLRMWIEKVNLKVRATCANPPELRGRKVKDVHVFKACPGGESLPSTPTVTSKPAKAPKATKPKPMHLNALRQVKMLKAKSKLRKSPNMKPAATRRTTKRRSMA